One segment of Penaeus monodon isolate SGIC_2016 unplaced genomic scaffold, NSTDA_Pmon_1 PmonScaffold_22883, whole genome shotgun sequence DNA contains the following:
- the LOC119570187 gene encoding carboxypeptidase Q-like has protein sequence MREWKGRYRVDRNIFQCVYFDNKVGKRTLKSLHLLQVVSPMDGGPDIEVWQRAGVPTASLYNENEKYFWFHHSDGDTMSVEDPDTLDKCLALWTSVAYVAADITHKIPQTEVQQEGPRVTTTAP, from the exons ATGAGAGAGTGGAAAGGTAGATACAGAGTGGATAGAAACATATTTCAGTGCGTTTATTTTGACAATAAAGTGGGTAAACGGACTTTGAAAAGCCTTCATCTTCTGCAGGTGGTGAGTCCGATGGACGGAGGACCTGATATCGAAGTCTGGCAGAGAGCTGGTGTTCCTACCG CCTCTTTGTACAATGAAAACGAAAAGTACTTCTGGTTCCACCATTCCGATGGGGATACGATGAGCGTTGAAGATCCAGACACTCTAGACAAATGTCTTGCCCTTTGGACCTCAGTCGCCTATGTTGCAGCTGATATCACGCACAAGATCCCGCAGACAGAAGTTCAGCAGGAGGGACCTCGTGTTACTACAACTGCCCCttga